The DNA segment CAACATTGCATCAGATGCCAAATAAATCTGCAGCCACTCTGTCGAtcgatttgtttgtttttttatcaaagaTCTGATCGTTGGTGACACCCAGCAGCAGATTTTACATCTCATACATggtcttttctctgttttcctgcagtgCAGAATTATGTCAACTCACAAGCGGATCCTGAGAACCCTGGGAAATGGCCCTGCTCGACGAAACCTGTTCGGCCCAGTCGACCGAGAGCAGCTTCAGGCGGACTACCAGGCCATCCTGCGGAAAGACCTGGAGGAGGCTTCGACTCGTTGGGGTTTCGACTTCCGCTTGGACAAACCTCTGGAGAGCAGCGAGTTCCAGTGGGAGGGAATCCCTAGTGCCAAGGTGCCACTGCTCTACAGATCCTGTATGTTCGGTCTGGGGCAGGAGAAAGACCAGAGGGTGACCGAGGCAGCAGTTACGCCCAAGAGAAGAAGGGTGGAGCCGCCACCAcggagggagaaggagaacaTCCCATGTTCGCCAGAGAGATGTGAACTCGACCTGGAGAAAACACCAGAGAAGGGAGAGAACACAGGGCTGAAGAGGAAGCAGACAAACATTACAGGTAAACACTCAGATATCTCATCTTTAAGTGTATAGCGTATTTCCTGTGTGGAGGTACAGGAGCTGAACTTCCTGTTCTTTATCCCAACAGATTTCTATCAGGCTAAAAGAAGAGTAGTTTGGATGCCGCGCAAATCCGGCGAGTGATTTTCATCCAGTTTACTTGCAAAATGTGCCAATATCCCAAAAGAACCACACAAACAGTACTACACTCAGGAAGACTACGCTCTGCACAGACTCGGCACAATCACTGATCGGGGGTACCCAGCGAATCACCTGACATCAGAAGGGACGTCCGCTACACATCATTACTACCAGGTTTTATTAGGGTACTGTACTCGCTCTGAAGGGGTTTGGTGTTTTTTGGAGGGGACATTCGAGCGGAGAAGATTAACGGTCAATCTCTCAGAATCGGTGGATTTCTACTCATTTGGCTCATGGGGGATGCCAAAGTGTCTGCGACTGACATCTCCCACTGTACATTCCACAGTGCTGAAGCTCTGTACGTCTTTCAGTACGGAGGTGCGACGgataaacacaaaactgtgtaCACTTGAAACAGATGTTGGTTAAAATCATTCTGTCTTGCGATGAAATTGAAGTTGTGGCTGtgacaaaaaaagcaacaaaaaaaaaactgcagaatgATTGAAAAAAAAGTATGGATGAGGCTCCACTATTGTTTTCTACAATGTTATTTCTTAATGTCGATCATGAGGGCtaggagtttgtttttttttacaaagcatTTATTATACGTTTTATATCCAGATGTACAGCTGTGTTTTCTCTACCATCATGTACTCACAGGAACATACTTGAAGAGTTCTGACATCCTGTACATTGCTGTTGCTTTGCTTAGATTATTATTGACAGAAGTGCCATCATGTCCTCCTtcctttactttactttcatCTACTGTAAGTCAAAAAATTTTAAACCATTTACCGGACCCGTGTGTACAGCACCAGACATTGTAGGTTTAGGAGTGTAGCACCACATCTTTGGAACACTTAGAGTAAtatttagttatatatatatatatatatatatatatatatatatatatatataatatatataaatatatataatatatatcagaGATTTATAGATTAATACAGCACTGTTAAGTAGCATAATCATGAAAAAGAACATTGCCAtattgcacatacagtacatgtaatgGTGTGTTCAAAGCACCCAGTTTCAAGTGCCTTCGGGGCATTTGTTTCTCTATTTGAAGCTCCATAAAGGACAATCAGAAGAAAGTGTTCTCAGAagcaaatgtattattttcttAAGCCAAGTGCTTTATTCTTTCCTCTATATGGTGCAATTATAACAGTAGACAACGTGTTATTATCTGCCTCAAAACAAACAGCGTGTTTGTTCATGACACTTATTTATGTCTATGTTGGCAAATCCTGCTGCTATGGGTAATCTGAATGGGTGTCAAACAAGGTCACTGTAATGCTAATCCTTGCGAGCTGACAGCTTAGAAATGTTCGCTGCTGCAGATAACAGCATTACCCCCAAACGATGAATGCACTTCTGTTAATAGATGCTCGTGCACAGGTCctatatattgttttatgttgtaagctacaaatgaaaaaaaagctaTCCTTTATTTATTGTGAGATACTATTCCTTGtgttaatttagttttttttttcaaatattatgAGAATTTCAAATtccaataaaatattcaaatgtattttcttgtggatgttttgttttattattgtggtgtgtttgttttctcatgcgagtctgtgagtgtgtgtgatgaagtcAGCAGATTATGGTGAAATAGCCAGGAGGAGtcatttcacttaaaaaaacaacggAGAGCTactaaaaaactacaaacacatcAGCCACGTTACAgtaaaaaggaataaaaatagTTCTTTACATGCAAAAGTATTTTCAAGTTATACTACACtataagtaaaagtactcatatTTGAGGTTGAATATTTCCAGTTActgttatgttattatatacAGTGTTGTGTTATTATAATTGATTCATTAACGAGTAAATATCTTAATGATGCAGGTAATTTTACACTAACTAAACTTTAAAGGGTATCACaatatttcattattgtttttaaatataaactcttattttgaaaagtagTCTATAAGTATAGCTgtttaaagtacagtacaggAGAAGTATGAAGTCATATTAAATGGTTGGATCAATCAAGTAAAGTGCAGTTAACTCAAAGCTGTTTGTAGATAAAGTACTGCAGTAAATGTACTCCGGTTTCGCAACTGACAGCCATCACTTTACtcagatatttaatatttaatgctACTTTACGCTTCCACTTTACTACAGTATGAACTCACTGACCTGATAGCCATGTAGGAGTTACTTTTCCTATATAGTACACCCAGTATATAAAGAAGTTACATGACCTCCACCTCAACCAACTACAACTACAATGCAATAACATTTATTAGTGAGTACAAGTGTGTAATGAGTACTTTTAATAGTTCTCTTTACAAATGatatccaaaaaaaacactaagacttttatttgtaaaagAATACTTCTACATGGGAAAACATCTGAATACTTTCTTCACCTGGTATTCATTGTAAGGGTTGGAGCCAGCTCTGTTCAGACGGCACCACTGGTTTACCACCAGTCATGACAGGCATGAAGGCACGAGCATGTGGTTTTACATAAGATTACCTCCTCCTGGCACGctaaattcaaattcaaattcaaatcacaGAAAGTACAATGTGCACATTCACATCATGAATGGATAAATCTGCtatattacataatatatatatgatatttttCATTCTTATCAACTCCTTAAGTGTGAAGGAAATTCAGATGAGCAGGAATGCTTCTGGTGCCCTCTACAGTCCTCGTCCATCAGCAGGGTGTGAGcatgaaataattaaattccTGGCAAACAGATGATGCTTAACGATTAAAATCCATTAATAGATATGGACTAATATATCAGGAAAAAAAGTACAGCGATGAACAATGGTTGACATTCGCTCAAATACTACTTAACCTGAGTGAGTCCATTTTATCCTACTTAATACTTTTTGTACTGTTAATAGTAGTTTTTACGTCACTACATTTATGTGACAACTTCAGGCTTTTTGTTGGTTATGACTTAACATACAAAACTTTAGATCAGCTTATATAAAATATAGGTGGATTAAACTACCAAACAGTATTTGTACTGTTAAAATCTCTAGTATACTTAGCTCTAACCAACATCAAGCTTGTTCCATTGTTCCAAGCTGAGGCCATAAAAACcaaaattattcttattttcgggtgattatacacaaatgaaaatataattatacatattatattcaacTTATaccatatttttttgtaaatatagcGCCCTAAACGTTATACACTGGAACTTTAATGCAATAAGTCACAAGGTGCTTTACAAAGGCATTATACAATAGGCAAGAAATAAGTCATATTgctataaaatacaataaaaatacataataaatacataaaatacagtcCTGGTGCATACAGATTTGTCTTTAGAATCagtaataatccaataatattatatacacaGGGGATATTTGTCTGCATAACATGTACTTTTGATACTTACATTGTGCTGATAGtacttttactaaagtaaaaaaattgCTTGTATTGATATTTCAGtagtattgctacttttacattttaagtaaaatatctgaatactTCTAGGGTTTTTATgccatctcttctctctgtgaaTGAAgtcttttttctccccctctttgATATGTATTTTacgtttgtttttaaaatggacATCTGTTCAGACGGGAATCCctccacacactgacacacacatgccagcACAGAAAGAGATTTGAAGTTGAACTTCAAGCAGCACTAAGTAGCTCTGACACGTTTCCTCCCTTTTTGTGAAGAAGGTACATGAAAGCGAGTGAGTCACTGCTCGGACAGACATTGTGTACTTTGGCACCACATCACTGCAGCCCCACATCAGCACGCACTGGGTGTATGTGTTTCTATTCGAAGGAGGGTGAGGGGTGTTTAGAGGATAAAAAGCCTGGAGCCAGGCCCTGCTGTGCCCTCCCCTCCCCGTGCCTCTCCTCTGGCCTCAGCAGCATGGAGGCACCTGCACGCCTGTGCTAAGCTCTCCCATCCCCCCGCCCATTTCCCTCCATCATCTGTCCCTTAGCTCCCACATCCATTATAGGGCAGGACAGCTAGCATTTGCATTTagactgagagagggagagagagggagagagtggtagagtgagacagagggaggcGGAGGGAGCATATGacacaaaggagagagagagagagagagagagagagagagagagagagagagagagggatcagagcattagagagagagagggagagagggaggctgcAGATATCGATGGCATTAACAATGGAGCATTAGGATACAGAGGGGATAGTCAGCCAGACAACGGCTGAGGGTAAAGATATTTGAGGAGGGGGGCTCCTCCTCTGTGAGcacagagggaggtggagggagtaggaggtggaggaggaggaggaggaggaggaggaggaggatgggccTCGAACACAGACTTGCAATGGCACTGCAAAAATTGGATTAAAGCAGTATGGTAACGtttctaatttaatttattgcTGTGCTGCTTGTGTCTCATCCTCATGTGTTCGCATCCACTCTTGTTGACATCCATCGGCCGTCTCTCATGTCTCTCAGTGCGTCTCCTGCCGAGTGAGGAAGGCACAGGcatcaccccccctctctcctcttgtgtttttttttctttttttaaaaatacattttgtatgcCATAGACATCTGTCATCTCCATCCTCATCACAGCCCTGCTTCTCTTCCAAAGAAGGCTCCACGAGCCTTTTCTTTTCACCACCGGATCATCACCCTGTGTGCTTTTTTCACCAATGGCACCGTTAGATTTgatcatctctgtctctgtgttgtttttttttgtgttgttgttgttgtctgtattTCACCCCTGTGTAACTGCATCGCCTCCTCATATGAGCCATCGCTTACTGCATAAGCATCACACTTTCTCTGACAAGATCAGGAAATGATTAACCACCAgggactgcagtcatctgtttttcctctccattACGATGTGATTGTAACCTACTTTGTTTATGCAGTTAGTATTATGATATGCTGCACTGTAGTCTATATATAGCAGCACAGGAAGCTTGTGCTCATTCTCACGCAAGAAATAAAACGCATATAATTCCTTGAACCGTTCCGCCTGGACAAATTAGAGCAGATTAGATGTTTGGTGTCATGTGTCTGCCTGGGCTCATGTTTGCGGGGTCTGATTACACTGTTTTGACGTCAGGCAGAGGGTCATTAACAATCCCTCCATCTGCTAAGCTAGACATATAAATATTATACTGAGCAGGGGATCCCCTCATGTATCAATGAGGCAAAGAGAAGGTAGAGAGGCAGAATGATAGAGACTTACATACGTGGACAATCAATTTCATCATTACACATACCATGATTTCTAAATATAGCGTGCAGCGTGTCTTAATTCCTCGTTTGTACCTGATgcaccttttaaaaagaaaggtCGTTTCATGGAGCTGAGTTTCCGAGGCTGTGCAGAGCAGGAAGCAGTGTAATTATGTATCATCTAATTAATGCATGATGGCCTTTCTGTGTACTCTCTGATGCCTCCACCAAATCAATTAGGAGCATTACCGCCAGGGGAGGAAAGTAACTAActgcaagtttatttatattaaggAGGCTGCAACTCCCCCCTCATAATTGCCAAGAAGTTTCCTAACAACAAACTCTGTAATTTGTCAATTATTATAGAGATAATAGGGATTATAGCCAGTTTTGTGTTGACGGTTATTAACATTTGTTGATTTCCAAATGAGTTTCCTTTCATTTAAAcccaaataaatatttgtttagtGTTCAGGTATTAttggaaataataatatatgttgAATTGTGTGTTTACTTAGagacaaatgtcacatttttgtAAGCTCATGCCTGACTAAAGGACTCTTACTCTTTCTTCTACCAAGTGAACTCTTTGTCTGCAGTATTTTTCCAAGACAGGAAATTATTAAGAAATTACAGCCCTGTAAATGATGTTTGATATCCTGTTCATAAGAAACCAACAGTTTGTCTGTTGTGGCACCATCAACGATGATTTCACAGTGCCTATTACTCAGAATAACCTTCCTTTATACTTTAACTTCAGTGGATTTCAAcgcatgtgatgttttttctaCTTAAAGTAAAGTCATGTTAGGACTTCATCTATAATACTTGCTGATTACCTCctgccctctcctcccctcagcTGGACAAGAGCGAGGTGGCAACTCTAGGCCTACCCTCCACTACCAGCCATGGAGGCTCTGACAGTAACATCAGCGCGGACGGAGCGGCGGCAGCAGCGTCTGGGGTCATGGCAGGGGGTGCTGAGTGTTCAGGGGCCGGCGAGCCACAGAGGACCCGTGCTGCTCTGGAGCACCTGCAGCAGAAGATCCTAAAGGTCACCGAGCAGATTCGCGTGGAGCAGGAGGCCCGTGACGACAACGTTGCAGAATACCTGAAGTTGGCCCACAACGCAGACAAACAACAGGCGTCCAGGATAAAGCAGGTGTTTGAGAAGAAGAACCAGAAGTCTGCACAGACCATCGCGCACTTGCACAAGAAACTAGAGCACTATCACAAGAAGCTAAAGGAGATAGAACAGGTAGGTGAGCAAGTAGAGCATGTGCTGTCTccgtgtgtttttgtgctgtttgaatCATTATCTCATGACTGAGGACAGTTGTGTCCAAATTTAGACGGATGTTTCTCATCTCCTAACAGTTACCTAAACCAATGCATCATCCTGTGTCTCACCTAAATCTCTACAGGGCCTGCTTTCCTCATCTATCTTCCTACAGTTCTCTCCCTTAAACCTAATCACCTCTGTCCTACCTTTGAGATCCTCCACTTCTCTGCTTCCtcatttctcttccctctctacAGAATGGACCAGCCCGTCAGCCCAAGGATGTCCTGCGGGACATGCAGCAGGGATTAAAGGACGTCGGGGCTAATGTTCGTGCTGGGATAAGTGGTTTTGGAGGCGGTGTAGTCGAAGGAGTCAAAGGTGGAGTATCTGCCCTCACTCACACAGCCGTGGTCTCCAAGCCGAGAGAATTTGCCAGTCTAATCAGGAACAAGTTTGGCAGTGCAGATAACATTGCCCACTTAAAGGACACACTCGAGGACGGAGTCGGGGGTCACTCTGAGGACGCCCCCACACCTCGTGCCCTGAGTGGAAGTGCCACTCTGGTCTCAAGCCCAAAGTACGGCAGCGACGACGAGTGCTCCAGCGCCACGTCCGGCTCCGGAGCAGGTAGTAATTCTGGTGGTGcaggcggtggaggaggaggaggaggaggaggagggttgttAGGACCAACCATGGGGAGCCCTAGACTGGACgggcaccaccaccaccaccatcacatgCACAGCTCTTGGGACTCTCTACTTGAGGGCCTGCAGGAGATAAAAGCCAGCCAGGCGCACATGGAGGACGCCATCGAGGACATGAAggggcagctgcagagtgaCTACTCCTACATGACACAGTGCCTGCAAGAAGAGAGATACAGGTACACATCCAAAAGAGTGACACATACTTACATCCCTACCCTTGGCTTTTAGCCCCAAGCCCATAACTTCTTACTGACGATGTAACtctttaaatcaagttttttacagcagcaggatgttgAAGGAACATTTTAGCCATTGCAacaacatgtttcatgtgttttcaatatttttttgcACAACAGTGGAAGACTATGGCACAGACTGGATAAATCAGGCTTTGGATACAAGGACTTGACTATGGAGAATAAATCAAAGAGTTGaagttttacattttgcatTATCTCTTGCATTATTTTGAGgatttatgtgtgtggtgtgttttgaaCTGTATATTCAGGTATGAGCGACTTGAAGAACAGCTGAATGACTTAACAGAGCTGCACCAGAACGAGATGACTAATCTTAAACAGGAACTCGCCAGCATGGAGGAAAAAGTCGCCTACCAGTCCTACGAGCGAGCAAGAGACATTCAGGTAAAGATCATTAAAACCATTAAGAGTTTTTTATATGATGTTAAACATTCACAATGtcaacattttaattgtttttttaagagtaAAACACTGGTTTaatcagatttgattgacagcaacCAAATTCAAATGTTGCTAAATCCTGATTGACAAAATCTTTTGAGTGAAATAACGAAAACTGTTGGCAGAAAATAGTGTGTTCATGTAGGACCCTAACATTCATCCCATCTGAGATAAAAAAGTTTTCAGGCCCACTGTGGTTATTTGTGCACGCAGGAAGCTGTGGAGTCGTGCCTGACCCGCATCACCaagctggagctgcagcagcaacagcagcaggtcGTCCAGTTGGAGGGAGTTGAGAATGCCAATGCTCGAGCTCTGCTGGGCAAACTCATCAACGTCATCCTGGCGCTCATGGCTGTGCTGCTGGTCTTTGTCTCCACCTTGGCCAACTTCATCACCCCgctgatgaagaccagagcCCGGGTGGCCGCCACCGTCCTGCTGACCTTGCTGCTGTTCGTCCTGTGGAAGCAGTGGGACTTTGTGGAGCCATGGCTGCTGCCCAGCTGAGCTCCTTGCATAAGAAAGAGACTCCAGGGGCTAGAGAAGCTGGTTTCACCTCAGTCACCACCACTTTAAAGGATGCAGAGACTGAAATAGAATAAGAGCCGCTGTGCTTGTTCCCTTTGAGTGTAAAGGTGGAGCATCTGAGGACAAAACATGGCACTTTTAGTTAGGGAgtgacaaaggactcatctcaTCTCGCCCCCAAATCTCTTGGTGTTGATGACCAATCATCGATTGCATTGCTGTCACCAAAAAAACTGAGTTTCCTGAAAGAAATCTTTGGATCATCTTTTTCTAATTATTTATGATACATGAATTAAAAAAGACCTGAGCAACTTATAATGACTTTAAAATGCCGACCTTGTTCTGCTGTAACCTTCATGTTGAAGCTATAGTATATTTGAgaggaaaaggtttttttttttttatgaatgttatGTGCTCATGCATGTCCTCGTACGTGCACTGAGATGCATCTTAGCTGGCATGAGTTAACATTTCATTAATGACAAAGTGAATCTCCTATAACTGCCATTTTGTTGTCAGAAATACAGTGCACACATGTCATATCTCAACAttcctgatttgtttcacaTCCTGTTCTGGTGTTGAAGCAGTGCTTTTAGACGcatttctttcctgtctgtctttttcttgaAGTCGACTGAACtgtttcaaaaaaagaaaagaaaagaaaaagaaaaacgctGATATCTGCGACAAGTTCACTATAATAATTCAACTATGTAAACTCTGTTCTGTCCATAAAATGCTATTTCATAACCACTATTGTAGAACCGTTACTATCCACAGTGTCAAATTAACTGGCATGTCGAATTGTATCAAAGTTTATATCCAGTTtgcaaaaaataattatttgctGTTTTACTAAACGATGtaagaaataaatgatttcataTATTAGGCTCACCTTGAGTATGTCCTTATCATCCTTTggctgaatgtttttattgaaatctTCTCAGAGAGACCAACGTCATCCATCACATGTGGAAGATGTTAAAATAATGATACCGCTAAATAAGGCACCTTTTATTAAGGGGTTGATAAATTGTACCTACTGGCTTTACTATCAATAGttcatacaaatattttttaaatacataactCCATTTTAAGCCATTAATAAGAGCAACTTTGACTAATTGGACCTTTATCTTCTTGAGAAACGGCAGCAGAGGATCTGGACCAAAAtccatttaataaataatttattaagcATTTATTAATGGATTACCAACATCAACACTATTACCTAATACAAAGGATAAATGCCAACCAAAGGgacacaacctggcaacccaaatTGTGTTCTTATTAATGTCTtatataaagaagaagaagaatgaactGTATTGATCCCTCAattgtgaaattattttttttatataggcctgaaatacaaccacacaaaGGGCTTATAGGCATGAGAATGTGGAGTGATGGACAGTCACATAGTGGCACCCTGTCCAATTTTTATATAACCCAccagttcaaattatattgagacttaaagttatgtaaaattaacagcatggccgctttgatgACAGGTGGTTGCCATTACAGacggtttgtttgagcacccaggtgtcattcggccCGCTGATGGtccacgtctttgtccattGTAAGATACGAGGTCTTCAGAAACCAGTGGATGACGTCACTGGTACCAGATACCAGATCGAGtaagaaaaaagattttgttCTTCTCTTGGCCATCATCACATGCATTTGTGGAATAACTTGAGCAGTCCTCGTTTCGTGGTTTGACAGAAAGAAGACGGAAATCATCCCACAAACCCTTAGTTCTGTCAGAGGCGCGTAAGCAGCTTCTGATCACCGTTCCTCAGGTTCTTCGGCTGCACCTCAAACGCTTCAGGCAAGTTTCTCCTCGGCTGATTTTGTCATAATATTTACATTGAAGCATTTTAATAAAGCGTCTTGTTGCAGCTGATATCCGAGGGTTTATGTTGTCACGATGCATGTGAATCCTCGTACGCTAACTTGTTTCCTGTCTCATGACAGATGGTCGGGGCGGAACCATAGGGAGAAAATCGGCGTCCATGTGGCCTTTGACCAAGTTCTGAACATCAAACCATACTGCTGCACAGGCTCGTCACTCTGTCCACGAGGAGGCTACACCTACGATCTGTCCGCTGTAGTCATGCATCATGGTGAAAGGCTTCGGCTAGGGCACTACACCGCATACTGCTACAATACAGAAGGAGTGAGGAAGGGAACGGATTTGATTCAGAGAACCTATGAACTCctgctcttctccttcttttaacctttttctttgtcttccagGTTTCGGGTCCACTGTAATGACTCTGAGATGAAGGTTTGCAGTGTGGAGGAAGTGTGCAACACTCAGGCCTAATTCTCCTATACCCAGAGATCTGCCTAGGTACCTCTACCGCTGTGATGTCGACCTGTACGCGGCAACTAAAGGCTGCATTTATGAAAAGTGTTCTCTGATGTTTCCCAGATGTCATAAACAACACTTTAAGAATGATTCACTAAAAAAAGATGGCATTGAGGCCAGTAGGACAG comes from the Larimichthys crocea isolate SSNF chromosome VI, L_crocea_2.0, whole genome shotgun sequence genome and includes:
- the cdkn1a gene encoding cyclin-dependent kinase inhibitor 1 isoform X1 yields the protein MCRIMSTHKRILRTLGNGPARRNLFGPVDREQLQADYQAILRKDLEEASTRWGFDFRLDKPLESSEFQWEGIPSAKVPLLYRSCMFGLGQEKDQRVTEAAVTPKRRRVEPPPRREKENIPCSPERCELDLEKTPEKGENTGLKRKQTNITDFYQAKRRVVWMPRKSGE
- the cdkn1a gene encoding cyclin-dependent kinase inhibitor 1 isoform X2; this encodes MSTHKRILRTLGNGPARRNLFGPVDREQLQADYQAILRKDLEEASTRWGFDFRLDKPLESSEFQWEGIPSAKVPLLYRSCMFGLGQEKDQRVTEAAVTPKRRRVEPPPRREKENIPCSPERCELDLEKTPEKGENTGLKRKQTNITDFYQAKRRVVWMPRKSGE
- the tmcc2 gene encoding transmembrane and coiled-coil domains protein 2, producing MLDKSEVATLGLPSTTSHGGSDSNISADGAAAAASGVMAGGAECSGAGEPQRTRAALEHLQQKILKVTEQIRVEQEARDDNVAEYLKLAHNADKQQASRIKQVFEKKNQKSAQTIAHLHKKLEHYHKKLKEIEQNGPARQPKDVLRDMQQGLKDVGANVRAGISGFGGGVVEGVKGGVSALTHTAVVSKPREFASLIRNKFGSADNIAHLKDTLEDGVGGHSEDAPTPRALSGSATLVSSPKYGSDDECSSATSGSGAGSNSGGAGGGGGGGGGGGLLGPTMGSPRLDGHHHHHHHMHSSWDSLLEGLQEIKASQAHMEDAIEDMKGQLQSDYSYMTQCLQEERYRYERLEEQLNDLTELHQNEMTNLKQELASMEEKVAYQSYERARDIQEAVESCLTRITKLELQQQQQQVVQLEGVENANARALLGKLINVILALMAVLLVFVSTLANFITPLMKTRARVAATVLLTLLLFVLWKQWDFVEPWLLPS